Within the Heterodontus francisci isolate sHetFra1 chromosome 28, sHetFra1.hap1, whole genome shotgun sequence genome, the region aggggaggagagagaggggaaccagtgagtgtagaactgaacccagccagagtcagcaccttcaggggaggaaagagaggggaaccagtgagtgtagaactgaacccagccagagtcagcaacttcaggagaggagagagaggggaagcagtgagtgtagaactgaacccagccagagtcagcaccttcaggggaggaaagagaggggaaccagtgagtgtagaactgaacccagccagagtcagcaccttgtggggaggagtgggaggggaagcagtgagtgtggaactgaacccagccagagtcagcaccttcagggtaggaaagagaggggaagcagtgagtgtggaactgaacccagccagagtcagcaccttcaggggaggagagagaggggaagcagtgagtgtagaactgaatcaagccagagtcagcaccttcaggagagtagagagagggaaagcagtgagtgtggaactgaacccagccagagtcagcaccttcaggggaggagtgggaggggaaccagtgagtgtggaactgaacccagccagagtttgcaccttcaggggaggaaagagaggggaagcagtgagtgtagaactgaacccagccagagtcagcaccttcaggggaggaaagagaggggaaccagtgagtgtagaactgaacccagccagagtcagcacgttgtggggaggagtgggaggggaagcagtgagtgtggaactgaacccagccagagtcagcaccttcaggggaggaaagagaggggaagcagtgagtgtggaactgaacccagccagagtcagcaccttcaggggaggagagagatgggaagcagtgagtgtagaactgaatcatgccagagtcagcaccttcaggagaggagagagagggaaagcagtgagtgtggaactgaacccagccagagtcagcaccttcaggggaggagtgggagtggaaccagtgagtgtggaactgaacccagccagagttagcaccttcaggggaggaaagagaggggaagcagtgagtgaagaactgaacccagccagagtcagcaccttcaggggaggaaagagaggggaagcagtgagtgtagaactgaacccagccagagtcagcaccttcaggagaggaaagagaggggaaccagtgagtgtagaactgaacccagccagagtcagcaccttcaggggaggagtgggaggggaagcagtgagtgtggaactgaacccagccagagttagcaccttcaggggaggaaagagaggggaagcagtgagtgtggaactgaacccagccagaatcAGCacgttcaggggaggagagagaggggaagcagtgagtgtagaactgaatcaagccagagtcagcaccttcaggagagtagagagaggggaagcagtgagtgtggaactgaacccagccagagtcagcaccttcaggggaggagtgggaggggaaccagtgagtgtggaactgaacccagccagagttagcaccttcaggggaggaaagagagaggaagcagtgagtgtagaactgaacccagccagagtcagcaccttcaggggaggaaagagaggggaagcagtgagtgtagaactgaacccagccagagtcagcaccttcaggggaggagagagaggggaaccagtgagtgtagacctgaaaccagccagagtcagcagcttcaggggaggagtgggaggggaagcagtgagtgtggaactgaacccagccagagttagcaccttcaggggaggagagagaggggaaccagtgagtgtagaactgaacccagccagagtcagcaccttcaggggaggaaagagaggggaaccagtgagtgtagaactgaacccagccagagtcagcaccttcaggggaggaaggagaggggaatcagtgagtgtagaactgaacccagccagagtcagcaccttcaggggaggaaagggaTGGCACCAGtgaatgtagaactgaacccagccagattcagcaccttcaggggaggagtgggaggggaagcagtgagtgtggaactgaacccagccagagttagcaccttcaggggaggaaagagaggggaagcagtgagtgtggaactgaacccagccagagtcagcaccttcaggggaggagagagaggggaagcagtgagtgtagaactgaatcaagccagagtcagcaccttcaggggtggagagagaggggaagcagtgagtgtagaactgaatcaagccagagtcagcaccttcaggggagggagaaaaGTCAACCAAAAGGAAAACTGTGGGAGATGGTGTGAtgagtttggatttcagcacagggaggagggggagtgtgtgggatggggattttCAGCTTTTGGAGAACAAgacaggaaagaatgttccatagaaattagaactgtctgttctgaataTCTATCCTGCATTTACACTGATAACTTTTGTAAACTTCTTTTACAGGGTTTTAGAAATAGAGGGTTTGAGATAGAAAGTTCAAACCAAACATCACGCCGAGGATTGACGTCACTAGACTTATCAGAACcggaatatcatcagcctttgtaTGTAGAAAGAAAAATATTCGTCTGTTCTGTCTGTTGGAAAAGATTTGAAACATCGGTTTCACTGGAAAGGCAATGAGACACATACCAGAGTGATATTGTTCCTGTACACTGACTATGGAAAGAACTTTAACCAattacacagcctgaaaacacatcacaccattcacagtggggagaaactgtacacgtgtttgtgtgtgtggacaaggcttcaactgattgtccaacctggagagagacaaggacacccgcaccatggagaaaccatggaaatgtggggactgtgggaagggattcaaatcTCCATCCCTGCTGGAAAtacatcgacgcagtcacactggggagaagcctttcacctgctcagtgtgtgggaagggattcactcactcatcacccctgCGAACTCACACTCTGGAACAACCTTTCACCTGTTCCGTGTGTCAGAAAGGATTTACAACTGCCTCCAATCTATtctcacaccagcgagttcacactggggagaagccattcactTGCTCCGTCTGTCAGAAAGGATTCAAAACTTCATCAAACcttttgacacaccagcgagttcacactggggagaggccatttacctgctccgtgtgtgggaagggattcactcagacatcccagctcactgaacatcaacttgttcacactgatgagagaccttttaaatgtcctgaCTGTGGGAAGAGTTTTAAAAGCTCAAGGTATCTGCTAaaccaccaacgcactcacactggggagaggccattcccctgcacagtgtgtgggaaagcattTCCTCGGTTATTCTATCTACAGCaacaccaacaagttcacactgatgagagaccttttaaatgtcctcaCTGTGAGAAGTGCTTTAAAAGCAGCAATGATCTACTGCAGCACCAATACACTCACtctgggaagaggccattcacctgttccgtGTGTGAGAAGACATTTAATCGCCCATCCAACTTGCTGAACCACCagagaattcacactggggagagaccattcacctgctccgtgtgtgggaagagattcactcagtcatccaatctgctgcaacatcagcgagttcacatgtGACTGTAATGGctagattctgctgttgttgctgctattcatcacattcagtgacaaagttgggtcttacattataaccagtgtagtccagagcaaaagtgtcttcttaatgttgagataaacgggagaagaaaccgggtagCGGTGgctaggatgggggaggtgctgcaccatcactttaatggtgcatccTCCCttccccggggtcctcgctgcacgtccgccgGGCCCAGCGGCTTTGATTGGGGTCCTGAAAGccactgagactcggtgcagcggaggccgcgctcacccccgctcagctcttttgtgatatttaaagttctcttctctttggcctccttatctcgagagacaatgggtaagcgcctggaggtggtcagtggtgggtggagcagcgcctggaggtggtcagtggtgtgtggagcagcgcctggaggtggtca harbors:
- the LOC137345241 gene encoding zinc finger protein 235-like, which produces MEKPWKCGDCGKGFKSPSLLEIHRRSHTGEKPFTCSVCGKGFTHSSPLRTHTLEQPFTCSVCQKGFTTASNLFSHQRVHTGEKPFTCSVCQKGFKTSSNLLTHQRVHTGERPFTCSVCGKGFTQTSQLTEHQLVHTDERPFKCPDCGKSFKSSRYLLNHQRTHTGERPFPCTVCGKAFPRLFYLQQHQQVHTDERPFKCPHCEKCFKSSNDLLQHQYTHSGKRPFTCSVCEKTFNRPSNLLNHQRIHTGERPFTCSVCGKRFTQSSNLLQHQRVHM